A genomic segment from Nocardiopsis sp. Huas11 encodes:
- a CDS encoding alpha-ketoglutarate-dependent dioxygenase AlkB — MLTHVDEVEGVPLVRTTSRYGDPAQRFRPVHERLARRIQERASIPVGFNNALIEHYTNAYRTMGGHSDQALDLADESFIAVFSCYQHPEASPKRKLIFAPKGSDDERFEIPLDHNSVVAFSVDSNRRLKHRIVLDTPAPAVDNPWLGVTFRTSKTFVRYRDGHAYLPQGARLRLADDEQRTEFYRLRRRENNETDFTYPQLAYTISESDLMPPAQP, encoded by the coding sequence GTGCTCACCCACGTCGACGAGGTCGAGGGCGTGCCTCTCGTGCGTACGACCAGTCGATACGGCGACCCGGCGCAGCGCTTCCGACCCGTGCACGAGCGGCTGGCACGACGGATCCAGGAACGTGCGTCGATTCCGGTCGGCTTCAACAACGCGCTGATCGAGCACTACACGAACGCCTACAGGACCATGGGCGGTCACTCCGACCAAGCCCTCGATCTGGCCGACGAGTCGTTCATCGCCGTTTTCTCCTGCTACCAGCACCCCGAAGCGAGCCCGAAGAGAAAGCTGATCTTCGCACCGAAGGGGTCGGATGACGAAAGGTTCGAGATCCCTCTCGACCACAACAGTGTCGTCGCTTTCTCCGTCGACTCGAATCGCCGCCTCAAGCACAGGATCGTCCTGGACACGCCCGCCCCAGCAGTGGACAACCCATGGTTGGGCGTGACGTTTCGGACGTCGAAGACCTTCGTCCGGTATCGCGACGGGCATGCCTATCTTCCGCAGGGAGCGCGCCTCCGGTTGGCCGACGATGAGCAGAGAACCGAGTTCTACCGGCTGCGGCGCCGTGAGAACAACGAAACGGACTTCACCTACCCCCAGTTGGCGTACACCATCAGCGAGAGCGACCTGATGCCGCCCGCCCAGCCTTGA
- a CDS encoding alkaline phosphatase, with the protein MARTHLSRRSALQLGATGTASALLVAGAAAPALAQGRNRPVLTHGIQLGDPRTDGAVVWTRADRPARMLVEFATRPDFRDARTVRGPQLNPAGDGTGRVRITGLDAGQEVYLRVRAESGRHSSEVIEGGFRTAGGTADDTIRFVFSGDVAGQGWGINPDIGGMPIFAAMADRDPDFFLHLGDAVYADGPLEESVTLPDGRTWRNVVTEEKAAVAQTLAEFRGQYAYNLLDDAVRGFAARVPQIVQWDDHEVVNNWYPGEILDDDRYTETDVDVLARRAHRAFHEWMPIVPSEAVDGKIYRKLSHGPDLDVFVIDMRPYRDANSAGTAAFERVLGEAQARWLVDEVSSSTATWKVIASDMPLGVIVRDGDDIEAVANGLPGEPRGREAELDEVLHGLHRRGARNVVWVTADVHYTAAHHYSPERASSREFTPFWEFVSGPLHAGAFGPNALDPTFGPEVVFQNAPPVANTSPLDGFQHFGEIEIDRRSKELTVFLRDANGDSLWTRTLTPEGH; encoded by the coding sequence ATGGCACGCACCCACCTCTCACGTCGATCCGCCCTCCAACTCGGGGCCACGGGCACCGCGAGCGCCCTCCTGGTCGCAGGCGCGGCCGCTCCCGCCCTGGCCCAGGGCCGCAACCGCCCGGTCCTGACGCACGGCATCCAGCTCGGCGATCCCCGCACCGACGGGGCCGTGGTCTGGACGCGCGCCGACCGCCCCGCTCGGATGCTCGTCGAGTTCGCCACCCGGCCCGACTTCCGTGACGCGCGCACGGTCCGCGGGCCGCAGCTCAACCCGGCCGGAGACGGCACGGGCCGGGTCCGTATCACCGGGCTCGACGCGGGCCAGGAGGTGTACCTGCGGGTGCGCGCCGAAAGCGGGCGGCACAGCAGTGAAGTCATCGAAGGCGGCTTCCGTACCGCCGGAGGCACTGCCGACGACACGATCCGCTTCGTGTTCTCCGGCGACGTCGCCGGCCAGGGATGGGGCATCAACCCCGACATCGGCGGCATGCCGATCTTCGCCGCCATGGCCGATCGGGACCCGGACTTCTTCCTCCACCTGGGCGACGCCGTCTACGCCGACGGCCCGCTCGAGGAGAGCGTCACGCTGCCCGACGGGCGCACGTGGCGCAACGTGGTCACCGAGGAGAAGGCGGCGGTCGCGCAGACACTGGCCGAGTTCCGCGGCCAGTACGCCTACAACCTGCTCGACGACGCGGTGCGCGGCTTCGCGGCCCGGGTTCCGCAGATCGTGCAGTGGGACGACCACGAGGTCGTCAACAACTGGTACCCGGGCGAGATCCTCGACGACGACCGCTACACCGAGACCGATGTCGACGTCCTCGCCCGGCGGGCCCACCGGGCCTTCCACGAGTGGATGCCCATCGTCCCGTCCGAGGCGGTGGACGGCAAGATCTACCGCAAGCTGTCCCACGGCCCCGACCTGGACGTCTTCGTCATCGACATGCGGCCCTACCGGGACGCGAACTCGGCGGGGACCGCCGCGTTCGAGCGCGTCCTCGGCGAGGCTCAGGCACGCTGGCTGGTCGACGAGGTCTCCTCCTCCACCGCGACCTGGAAGGTGATCGCCTCCGACATGCCGCTCGGCGTCATCGTGCGCGACGGCGACGACATCGAGGCGGTGGCCAACGGCCTGCCCGGCGAACCCCGCGGGCGCGAGGCCGAACTCGACGAGGTGCTGCACGGTCTGCACCGCCGGGGCGCGCGCAACGTGGTGTGGGTGACGGCCGACGTCCACTACACCGCCGCCCACCACTACTCCCCCGAGCGCGCGAGCAGCCGCGAGTTCACCCCGTTCTGGGAGTTCGTGTCCGGTCCGCTGCACGCCGGCGCGTTCGGGCCGAACGCTCTCGACCCCACCTTCGGGCCCGAGGTGGTGTTCCAGAACGCTCCGCCCGTGGCCAACACCTCGCCGCTCGACGGCTTCCAGCACTTCGGCGAGATCGAGATCGACCGTAGGAGCAAGGAGCTCACCGTCTTCCTGCGCGACGCCAACGGAGACTCCCTCTGGACGCGGACGCTCACCCCTGAGGGGCACTGA